A part of Cannabis sativa cultivar Pink pepper isolate KNU-18-1 chromosome 6, ASM2916894v1, whole genome shotgun sequence genomic DNA contains:
- the LOC115694862 gene encoding protein NRT1/ PTR FAMILY 6.2, translating to MEGKMSWTASDAVDYKGFPADKSKTGGWLPAALILGIEISERLSTMGIAVNLVTYLTGTMHLPSSTSANIVTDFMGTCFLLCLLGGFLADSFLGRYKTIAIFATIQTLGTASLAISTKIPELQPPPCDGGAGATCQQANGFQMGILYLALYLIALGTGGLKSSVSGFGTDQFDDKDEKEKAQMAYFFQRFFFFISTGTLMAVTVLVYLQDEVGRSWAYGICSVSMLISIIILLSGTKKYRYKKSMGSPIVHIFQVIVASFKKRKMSGPFNIAMLYEDTPMEAKIPHTEQFRFLDKAAIVLEGDFEQNVSSSTPNPWKLCSVTKIEEVKMMIRLLPIWATTILFWTTYAQMITFSVEQAATMKRNVGSFQIPAGSLTVFFVAAILITLAVYDRFIMPFWKKLKGKQGFSSLQRIAIGLVLSTIGMAAATLSEMKRLSVAKTDGGGGGDLPISVFILIPQFFLVGSGEAFIYTGQLDFFITQSPKGMKTMSTGLFLTTLSLGFFVSSFLVSVVKKVTGTNGSQGWLADNINDGRLDLFYGLLTILGVVNFVAYLICAKWYKPSSKGNNKQAQMSAMNGSGSVDNC from the exons atg GAAGGGAAGATGAGTTGGACTGCTTCTGATGCTGTGGACTACAAAGGTTTTCCTGCTGATAAATCCAAAACTGGTGGTTGGCTACCTGCTGCTCTTATCCTTG GGATTGAAATAAGTGAAAGGCTATCAACAATGGGAATAGCAGTTAATTTGGTGACATATTTGACTGGAACAATGCATTTGCCTAGTTCAACTTCAGCCAATATTGTAACAGATTTTATGGGCACATGTTTTCTGTTGTGCTTGCTTGGAGGCTTTTTGGCTGATTCCTTCCTTGGAAGATACAAGACAATTGCAATATTTGCTACTATACAAACTCTA GGTACTGCTTCCTTGGCAATATCAACAAAAATACCGGAGTTACAGCCACCACCTTGCGACGGAGGTGCAGGCGCCACCTGCCAACAGGCTAATGGATTTCAAATGGGAATTCTTTACTTAGCCTTATATCTTATTGCACTTGGAACCGGTGGACTTAAATCAAGTGTTTCAGGCTTTGGAACTGACCAGTTTGATGATAAAGATGAGAAGGAGAAGGCTCAAATGGCTTACTTCTTTCAGagattcttcttcttcattagcACAGGAACCTTAATGGCTGTGACAGTCCTTGTTTACTTACAAGATGAAGTTGGCAGAAGCTGGGCCTACGGAATTTgttctgtttcaatgttaatcTCCATCATAATACTATTGTCTGGGACTAAAAAATACAGGTACAAAAAGAGCATGGGGAGTCCTATAGTTCACATTTTCCAAGTTATTGTGGCCTCTTTCAAAAAGAGAAAGATGTCTGGTCCTTTCAATATAGCCATGCTGTATGAGGATACTCCTATGGAAGCCAAAATCCCTCACACAGAACAATTTCG tTTCTTGGACAAGGCTGCAATAGTGCTAGAAGGAGATTTTGAGCAAAATGTTAGTAGCAGTACTCCTAATCCATGGAAACTATGTTCAGTGACAAAGATTGAAGAGGTGAAGATGATGATAAGATTACTACCAATATGGGCTACAACCATCTTGTTTTGGACCACTTATGCTCAAATGATTACTTTCTCTGTTGAACAAGCAGCTACTATGAAAAGAAACGTAGGAAGTTTCCAAATTCCTGCTGGTTCTCTCACTGTGTTTTTTGTGGCAGCCATATTGATCACTCTCGCTGTTTATGACCGTTTCATTATGCCTTTTTGGAAGAAATTGAAAGGCAAACAAG GTTTCAGCAGCCTTCAAAGAATAGCCATAGGGCTAGTTCTCTCAACCATAGGAATGGCGGCGGCCACACTCTCAGAGATGAAACGGTTATCAGTGGCTAAAACCGATGGCGGCGGTGGAGGAGATCTTCCCATTAGCGTGTTCATCTTAATCCCTCAGTTTTTCCTTGTGGGGTCAGGAGAGGCATTCATATACACAGGCCAACTAGACTTCTTCATAACACAATCTCCCAAAGGCATGAAAACCATGAGTACTGGCCTCTTCCTTACAACCCTTTCCCTCGGTTTCTTTGTCAGCAGCTTCTTGGTTTCGGTGGTCAAAAAAGTCACCGGAACCAACGGTAGCCAAGGGTGGCTTGCCGATAACATAAACGACGGTAGACTTGACTTGTTTTATGGTCTTTTGACAATCTTGGGTGTCGTAAATTTTGTTGCTTATTTGATTTGTGCAAAGTGGTACAAACCTAGTAGTAAGGGTAATAATAAACAGGCTCAGATGTCTGCTATGAATGGGAGTGGTAGTGTTGATAATTGCTAG